A genome region from Stenotrophomonas maltophilia includes the following:
- a CDS encoding type II toxin-antitoxin system HicB family antitoxin, translating to MRYPVLIEAGDERTAWGVIVPDLQGCFSAADTLDDALSAAEESALAWIDAALDEGRSIPNPSAPQKIVAEAPSGTAWILAYICIDPSLLDDTIERVNISLPRRILARLDAQARAAGESRSSYIAHLAALG from the coding sequence ATGCGCTATCCAGTCTTGATTGAGGCCGGCGATGAACGCACCGCGTGGGGTGTCATCGTTCCCGATCTGCAGGGGTGCTTCTCGGCGGCCGACACGCTTGACGATGCACTCAGTGCGGCCGAGGAATCTGCGCTTGCCTGGATCGATGCGGCCCTGGATGAGGGGCGCTCGATTCCGAATCCTTCTGCGCCACAGAAGATCGTCGCCGAGGCTCCCAGTGGTACGGCCTGGATTCTTGCCTACATCTGCATTGATCCATCCCTGCTGGACGACACCATCGAGCGGGTCAACATCAGCCTGCCGCGTCGCATCCTGGCGAGGCTGGATGCGCAGGCCAGGGCGGCCGGCGAATCCCGCTCCAGTTACATTGCGCATCTCGCGGCGTTGGGCTGA